A window of the Virgibacillus pantothenticus genome harbors these coding sequences:
- a CDS encoding DUF4317 domain-containing protein: MNKKDIANIRKQFKLNNDLLKINEIFNVYIMKESSEVYHHQSTPFELLEDEQKELFMANFKKVLTGQLDQKLFELKFHREAEDNSQLILHQGLLSSDMEEWKEHMLRLVEKMLNDKQYEMDIVVTFIRGEYMKPMKRQSEEAEESERDTVYSNSFILCSMNKTQDPKKELLFDYVEKEFKYNIVVDPIINLKAPISGFLFPCFTDNAADVNHVLYSAGKANELNYHFIEEVLNAEEIMTAEEDKIVFEEIVKKVAGERINTSTLSNVYDEIYHVIEESEEEEEVPKLDYKDVERVLKSSGVKDVDTEKVEEAFKTVIDDEKYELKANNIVPKPTSKSIKIKTKIADISISPQDLRFVRQIHFGGKLSLMIEVEENTMIEGFELIPEVLFEKVENEED; the protein is encoded by the coding sequence TTGAATAAGAAAGACATCGCAAATATTCGCAAGCAGTTCAAATTGAATAATGATCTATTAAAGATCAATGAAATTTTTAATGTATATATCATGAAAGAATCGAGTGAGGTTTATCATCATCAAAGTACGCCATTTGAATTACTAGAAGATGAACAGAAAGAACTCTTCATGGCCAATTTTAAAAAAGTATTAACTGGGCAACTTGACCAAAAATTATTTGAATTAAAGTTTCACCGAGAGGCAGAGGATAATAGTCAGCTCATTTTGCACCAAGGTCTATTAAGCAGTGATATGGAAGAATGGAAGGAACATATGCTTCGACTGGTAGAAAAAATGCTAAACGATAAGCAATATGAAATGGACATTGTTGTAACGTTTATTCGCGGCGAATATATGAAACCGATGAAACGACAGAGTGAAGAAGCAGAAGAAAGTGAACGAGATACGGTATACTCGAACTCATTTATTTTATGCAGTATGAACAAAACGCAAGATCCGAAGAAAGAATTGCTATTTGACTATGTGGAAAAAGAGTTTAAATATAATATCGTCGTCGACCCGATTATTAACTTGAAAGCGCCGATATCGGGATTTTTATTCCCTTGCTTTACGGATAATGCTGCTGATGTGAATCATGTTCTTTATTCAGCAGGAAAAGCGAATGAATTAAATTATCACTTCATTGAAGAAGTACTCAATGCTGAGGAGATAATGACTGCAGAAGAAGATAAAATTGTTTTTGAGGAAATCGTGAAAAAAGTCGCAGGCGAACGCATTAATACATCAACGCTTTCCAATGTATACGATGAGATCTATCATGTTATCGAAGAAAGTGAAGAGGAGGAAGAAGTACCGAAGCTAGACTATAAAGATGTAGAAAGAGTTCTAAAGAGCAGTGGTGTAAAAGATGTCGATACAGAAAAGGTAGAAGAGGCATTTAAGACGGTGATTGATGATGAAAAATATGAGTTAAAAGCAAATAACATCGTGCCAAAACCTACTTCCAAATCGATTAAAATAAAGACAAAAATAGCGGATATTTCAATCAGCCCACAGGATCTAAGATTTGTTCGGCAGATCCACTTCGGGGGGAAACTGAGCCTTATGATTGAAGTTGAAGAAAATACGATGATTGAAGGATTTGAATTGATTCCAGAAGTGTTATTTGAAAAAGTGGAGAATGAAGAGGATTAA
- a CDS encoding GntR family transcriptional regulator, giving the protein MTNNAIPLYVQIADRLRDNIKMGKWKEGDKIPTEVELCNIYDVSRITIRKAIDELVKEDLLRRQRAKGTFVTSFVEPSDNFTVVKSFTEEMRELGEKARTMDVKLEITEADKRLAMYLNMNIGDKVMILKRIRGDSKQAFVYSVTYIKSDENFSLDPNDYYGSFYTYLNEHGIQVKDNKEVVEAILPNYEVRKALNINKNEPVLKRTRFTSCKSKNFYEYTINYYIGNSYKYYLDFN; this is encoded by the coding sequence TTGACCAATAATGCAATCCCATTATATGTTCAGATAGCAGATCGCTTACGAGATAATATCAAAATGGGGAAGTGGAAAGAAGGGGATAAAATCCCGACTGAGGTGGAATTGTGTAACATTTATGATGTCAGTAGAATTACAATAAGAAAAGCAATTGATGAATTAGTTAAAGAAGACTTACTTCGTCGCCAAAGAGCTAAAGGGACCTTTGTAACCTCTTTTGTTGAGCCTTCAGATAATTTTACTGTTGTAAAAAGTTTTACAGAAGAAATGAGAGAATTAGGCGAAAAAGCACGGACAATGGATGTGAAATTAGAGATAACAGAAGCTGATAAAAGACTTGCAATGTACTTAAACATGAATATCGGCGATAAAGTTATGATACTAAAAAGAATCAGGGGTGATTCTAAACAAGCCTTTGTTTATTCAGTGACGTATATTAAATCGGATGAAAATTTTTCATTAGATCCTAATGATTATTACGGTTCTTTTTACACATATCTTAATGAACATGGAATCCAAGTGAAGGATAATAAAGAAGTTGTAGAAGCTATATTACCAAATTACGAAGTACGTAAAGCATTAAATATCAACAAAAATGAGCCTGTTTTAAAACGAACACGCTTCACTTCGTGTAAATCTAAAAATTTTTATGAATACACAATAAACTATTATATCGGAAATTCATATAAATATTATTTAGACTTCAATTAA